One Mycobacterium kubicae genomic window carries:
- a CDS encoding MMPL family transporter produces MFAWWGRTVYRYRYIVIGVTVALCLGGGIFGLSLGKHVTQSGFYDEGSQSVKASVLGDDVYGRDRTGHIVAIFKAPDGKNVNDPAWSKKITDELNKFVSDHPKEVLGWAGYLRAPDTTSPIVKGMATDDKKYTFVSIPLKGDDDDTILNNYKTIQPALQKLDGGTVQLAGLEPVAEALTGTIATDQRRMEVLALPLVAVVLFLVFGGAVAACLPVMVGGLSIAGALGILRLIAVFGPVHFFAQPVVSLIGLGIAVDYGLFVVSRFREEIAEGYDTETAVRRTVMTAGRTVVFSAVLIIASGISLLMLPQGFVKSLTYALIAAVGLAAVLSVTLLPAVLGVLGRHVDALGVRTAFRVPFLRNWKPSRAYLNWLADRLQKTKTREEVEAGFWGKLVNWVMKRPLVFAIPIVVGMILLVLPLFNLSLGGMSEKYLPPNNAVRQSQEHFDKLFPGYRTNPLTLVIQSSNHQPVTDGQIADVRSKAMAISGFIQQDNNPANMWQERSQAPGGSKDPSVRVLQNGLLNAGDAPKKLQELRSITPPKGINVYVGGTPALEQDSIHSLFDNMPAMLVILLSATTVLMFLAFGSVVLPIKAAVMSALTLGSTMGILTWIFVDGHGSGLLNFTATPLTAPVIALVVAVGYGLATDYEVFLVSRMVEAREHGMSTQEAIRIGTATTGRLITAAALVLAVVAGSFVFSDLVMMKYLAFGLMAALLLDATVVRMFLVPSVMKLLGDDCWWAPRWMRQLQSRIGLGEIHLPDERKRPVSAGRTIRPPVTAGLVAATPRPPHDPTHPAAPGALDAPRLVRTAPGGARPDAIPSQNGPAAPATKQVPVRAGSTEAPTTRLTAPGGQAPQRGPSTAAPSKAPTRPPTPVPPSPPTAPPAPKTPSEGQTHAMPVAGRAQDTPAEHGDKTTALPVQRPEGDDSDAATQQLNARGQDDNGTDPARQRRRTGGGGLSAQDLLRREGRL; encoded by the coding sequence GTGTTCGCCTGGTGGGGTCGAACTGTGTACCGCTACCGGTACATCGTAATCGGGGTCACGGTGGCGCTATGCCTGGGCGGCGGCATCTTCGGGCTCAGCCTCGGTAAGCACGTCACCCAGAGCGGTTTCTACGATGAGGGCAGCCAGTCGGTGAAGGCCTCGGTCCTGGGCGACGACGTCTACGGCCGCGACCGCACCGGCCACATCGTCGCCATCTTCAAAGCTCCGGACGGCAAGAACGTCAACGACCCGGCGTGGTCGAAGAAGATCACCGACGAGCTCAACAAGTTCGTCTCCGACCACCCCAAAGAGGTGCTCGGCTGGGCCGGGTACCTGCGGGCTCCCGACACCACCAGCCCGATCGTCAAGGGCATGGCCACCGACGACAAGAAGTACACGTTCGTGTCCATCCCGCTCAAGGGCGACGACGACGACACCATCCTGAACAACTACAAGACCATCCAGCCCGCGCTGCAGAAGCTCGACGGCGGCACCGTGCAACTGGCCGGGCTCGAGCCGGTCGCCGAGGCGCTGACCGGGACCATCGCCACCGACCAGCGCCGCATGGAGGTGCTGGCGCTGCCGCTGGTGGCCGTGGTGCTGTTCCTGGTGTTCGGCGGCGCGGTCGCGGCCTGCCTGCCGGTGATGGTGGGTGGCTTGAGCATCGCCGGCGCCCTGGGCATCCTGCGGCTGATCGCGGTGTTCGGGCCGGTGCACTTCTTCGCCCAGCCCGTTGTCTCGCTGATCGGGTTGGGTATCGCGGTGGACTACGGGCTCTTCGTGGTCAGCCGGTTCCGAGAAGAGATCGCCGAAGGCTACGACACCGAGACGGCGGTCAGACGCACGGTGATGACCGCCGGGCGCACGGTCGTCTTCTCGGCGGTGTTGATCATCGCCTCCGGCATCAGCCTGCTGATGTTGCCGCAGGGCTTCGTGAAATCGCTGACCTACGCCCTGATCGCCGCCGTCGGGCTGGCCGCGGTGCTGTCGGTGACGCTGTTGCCGGCCGTGCTGGGTGTCCTGGGCCGCCACGTCGACGCGCTGGGCGTGCGCACCGCGTTCCGGGTGCCGTTCCTGCGCAACTGGAAACCGTCGCGTGCCTACCTGAACTGGCTGGCTGACCGGCTGCAGAAGACCAAGACCCGCGAAGAGGTCGAGGCCGGCTTCTGGGGCAAGCTGGTCAACTGGGTGATGAAGCGGCCGCTGGTGTTCGCCATCCCGATCGTCGTCGGCATGATCCTGCTGGTGTTGCCGCTGTTCAACCTGTCGCTGGGCGGCATGAGCGAGAAGTATCTGCCGCCGAACAATGCGGTGCGGCAGTCCCAGGAGCACTTCGACAAGCTCTTCCCCGGTTACCGCACCAACCCGTTGACGCTGGTGATTCAGTCCAGCAACCATCAGCCGGTCACCGACGGCCAGATTGCCGATGTCCGCAGCAAGGCGATGGCGATCAGCGGGTTCATCCAGCAGGACAACAACCCGGCCAATATGTGGCAGGAACGCAGCCAGGCGCCCGGTGGCTCGAAGGACCCGTCGGTCCGGGTGCTGCAGAACGGGTTGCTCAACGCCGGTGACGCGCCGAAGAAACTGCAGGAGCTACGTTCCATCACCCCGCCCAAGGGGATAAATGTCTATGTCGGCGGCACGCCGGCGCTGGAACAGGACTCCATCCATAGCCTGTTCGACAACATGCCGGCGATGCTGGTCATCTTGCTCAGCGCCACCACGGTGTTGATGTTCCTGGCGTTCGGTTCGGTGGTTTTGCCAATCAAGGCCGCGGTGATGAGCGCGTTGACGCTCGGCTCCACCATGGGCATCTTGACCTGGATCTTCGTCGACGGACACGGCTCTGGGCTGCTGAACTTCACCGCGACGCCGCTGACCGCGCCGGTGATCGCGCTGGTGGTCGCGGTCGGCTACGGCTTGGCCACCGACTACGAGGTCTTCCTGGTGTCTCGCATGGTCGAAGCGCGAGAACACGGCATGTCCACTCAGGAAGCCATCCGAATAGGTACGGCGACCACCGGACGCCTGATCACCGCGGCCGCGCTGGTGTTGGCCGTGGTGGCCGGTTCGTTCGTGTTCTCCGACCTGGTGATGATGAAGTACCTGGCGTTCGGGCTGATGGCGGCGCTGTTGCTGGACGCCACCGTGGTCCGCATGTTCCTGGTGCCGTCGGTGATGAAGCTGCTCGGTGACGACTGCTGGTGGGCGCCGCGCTGGATGCGTCAGCTGCAGAGCCGGATCGGTCTGGGCGAGATCCACCTGCCCGACGAGCGCAAGCGGCCGGTCAGCGCCGGTCGCACCATCCGCCCGCCGGTCACCGCCGGCCTGGTTGCCGCCACGCCGCGCCCCCCGCACGACCCGACGCACCCCGCGGCGCCCGGTGCGCTGGACGCGCCGCGGCTGGTGCGCACCGCCCCGGGCGGTGCCCGTCCGGACGCCATCCCGTCCCAGAACGGCCCGGCAGCCCCGGCCACCAAGCAGGTGCCTGTGCGCGCGGGGTCGACGGAAGCTCCGACGACCCGCCTCACCGCACCCGGCGGCCAGGCTCCGCAGCGCGGACCGAGCACGGCCGCGCCGTCGAAGGCGCCGACGCGTCCCCCGACGCCGGTCCCGCCGTCGCCGCCCACGGCGCCGCCGGCGCCCAAGACTCCGTCAGAGGGTCAGACCCACGCCATGCCGGTGGCGGGCCGCGCCCAGGACACACCCGCCGAGCACGGGGACAAGACCACGGCCCTGCCGGTGCAGCGGCCCGAGGGCGACGATTCGGATGCGGCGACCCAGCAACTCAACGCCCGTGGTCAAGACGACAACGGGACCGATCCGGCCCGGCAGCGCCGGCGCACCGGCGGTGGTGGCCTCAGCGCCCAGGACTTGCTGCGCCGCGAGGGGCGTTTGTAG